In Microbacterium maritypicum, the following are encoded in one genomic region:
- a CDS encoding ABC transporter substrate-binding protein: MSHASARPKIRRGSALVAAAIAAALTLAGCTASGEAAGSTPTSAAVDGVVIEHGHGKTVIPEKPQRVVALGWMTPDIVAALGTNPVGIEEVWGADESGYQPWFEDYVTEEYGETPEIIPFVEDGPNYEAIKELKPDLILSLYSGVTDIEYERLSEIAPTVPYIEGPWNPGTWEGMTRTVGKALSEETKAEELIAETEEQITTLSGEHPEFQDKTFVWGLTLNEGGTDLGVYLEYDPRVRITEALGFTSTSAMDSFLASAEGDNWYTGVSLENLYDVQADLFAAWGGSADEGKYTVENKVVSRWEPIAAGSYVIYANDAEASAISAPTVLSLKYILPKYVDDLAAALQGEPTIDGK; the protein is encoded by the coding sequence ATGTCGCACGCTTCTGCGCGCCCGAAGATCCGCCGAGGCTCGGCCCTCGTCGCCGCGGCCATCGCCGCCGCGCTCACCCTGGCAGGGTGCACGGCATCCGGTGAAGCCGCCGGATCCACACCCACGTCGGCCGCCGTCGACGGGGTGGTCATCGAGCACGGCCACGGGAAGACCGTGATCCCCGAGAAGCCCCAGCGCGTGGTCGCCCTCGGCTGGATGACGCCCGACATCGTCGCGGCCCTCGGCACCAACCCGGTCGGCATCGAAGAGGTCTGGGGCGCCGACGAGAGCGGCTACCAGCCCTGGTTCGAGGACTACGTCACCGAGGAATACGGCGAGACCCCTGAGATCATCCCCTTCGTCGAGGACGGCCCGAACTACGAGGCCATCAAGGAGCTCAAGCCCGACCTGATCCTGAGCCTCTACTCGGGCGTCACCGACATCGAGTACGAGCGCCTGAGCGAGATCGCTCCGACGGTGCCGTACATCGAGGGTCCGTGGAACCCGGGCACCTGGGAGGGCATGACCCGCACGGTCGGCAAGGCCCTGTCGGAGGAGACGAAGGCCGAGGAGCTGATCGCCGAGACCGAGGAGCAGATCACCACCCTCTCCGGAGAGCACCCCGAGTTCCAGGACAAGACCTTCGTCTGGGGCCTGACCCTGAACGAGGGCGGCACCGACCTCGGCGTCTACCTCGAGTACGACCCGCGAGTGCGCATCACCGAGGCGCTGGGCTTCACCTCCACCTCGGCGATGGACAGCTTCCTCGCGAGCGCCGAGGGCGACAACTGGTACACCGGAGTCAGCCTCGAGAACCTCTACGACGTGCAGGCCGACCTGTTCGCGGCCTGGGGCGGCAGCGCGGATGAGGGGAAGTACACGGTCGAGAACAAGGTCGTCTCCCGCTGGGAGCCGATCGCCGCCGGGTCGTACGTGATCTACGCGAACGACGCCGAGGCCTCCGCGATCAGCGCACCGACCGTGCTGTCGCTGAAGTACATCCTCCCGAAGTACGTCGACGACCTCGCAGCCGCACTGCAGGGCGAGCCGACCATCGACGGGAAGTGA
- a CDS encoding helix-turn-helix domain-containing protein produces MNSFRQDDWAASPSFPSTVAEPYLMGTGVVTGEDTGARPLSPPHSHADPMLAWCYRGTVWVHLQDARWRLAPGQGVWIPANTPHTAHHEPDSIGCYTYIPDTALLAPVDQITRVLVPRAVQEMLLHLGINDMPTDLRVRIQSVLIEMLQQPLPEAASEWGEVPMPTDKRVAPLVQAVLADPGDPRGSVELFLAHGLHERTVLRIFQNDVGMSFGRWRTGVRMTLGARLIVDGTPIGAAAHRCGYATTSAFSAAFKERFGITPRQHVARVQADTAHQLYWR; encoded by the coding sequence ATGAACTCATTCCGGCAGGACGACTGGGCGGCGAGCCCCTCGTTCCCGTCGACGGTGGCCGAGCCGTACTTGATGGGCACGGGCGTCGTCACCGGGGAGGACACCGGCGCCCGCCCGCTCTCCCCTCCGCACAGCCACGCCGACCCGATGCTCGCCTGGTGCTACCGCGGCACGGTCTGGGTGCACCTGCAGGACGCGCGGTGGCGCCTGGCCCCGGGGCAGGGCGTGTGGATCCCCGCGAACACCCCGCACACCGCCCATCACGAGCCCGACTCGATCGGCTGCTACACCTACATCCCGGATACGGCCCTGCTCGCTCCGGTCGACCAGATCACCCGAGTTCTGGTGCCGCGGGCGGTGCAGGAGATGCTGCTCCACCTCGGCATCAACGACATGCCCACCGACTTGCGCGTGCGCATCCAGTCGGTGCTGATCGAGATGCTGCAGCAGCCGCTGCCCGAGGCCGCGAGCGAGTGGGGCGAGGTGCCGATGCCCACCGACAAACGGGTCGCCCCGCTGGTGCAGGCGGTACTCGCCGACCCCGGCGATCCGCGAGGTTCCGTCGAGCTGTTCCTCGCGCACGGACTCCACGAGCGCACGGTCCTGCGCATCTTCCAGAACGACGTCGGCATGAGCTTCGGCCGGTGGCGCACGGGAGTCCGGATGACGCTGGGCGCGCGCCTGATCGTGGACGGCACACCCATCGGCGCCGCCGCGCACCGCTGCGGCTACGCGACCACGAGCGCATTCTCCGCCGCCTTCAAGGAGCGGTTCGGAATCACCCCCCGCCAGCACGTCGCGCGCGTGCAGGCCGACACCGCCCATCAGCTGTACTGGCGCTGA